From one Nonomuraea polychroma genomic stretch:
- a CDS encoding ATP-binding cassette domain-containing protein: MPPSPKPRLLGFLVLAGWPWLVAVSLLELFLLVEPTAVALVTGELVGRLAQGADRQDASWSGIGTMLALLGALLVTGNVLRSMSWPLAERVAGRIDAAVREELTSRVLALPTLDRVEDVAVQDELTTMRSPLLTWTDEGIGAAAVGRFRAGLTMAGLVTAMLVLSQVVWWWGPATAAVALLLGRYRASMWREFLRVVSGTMPAAMRGRVWAAMMSDHRDAKEVRIFGLTDWLQKHADENTADAARRVVDSRVALLRREMSVFLGWAATASVVYVAVATSGEVSVGQIAATIGAVSAMFVISMSSQGEDMDEVAMPAVDAVTRIRALAPDLEPPPRSDGAGEIALRDVVFGYGEVRVLNGVTLTLTPGEVIAVVGVNGAGKTTLAKLLTGQYRPRTGIVVTEPAAYAVYQDFNRYELSAYENIRIAAPEATREQVEAAAAAVDATKLIEKLAKGWETVLSPKYTDGGDLSGGQWQKIALARAALAAACGARLLVLDEPTANLDIEAELEAFDRIRQVRGQATVVLISHRFSTVRKADRIVVLSGGRITEDGTHDELLAAGGEYARMFRLQAQQFKESA, encoded by the coding sequence GTGCCCCCCTCTCCCAAGCCCCGATTGCTGGGCTTCCTCGTGCTGGCCGGCTGGCCGTGGCTGGTGGCCGTTTCCCTCCTCGAGTTGTTCCTCTTGGTGGAGCCGACCGCGGTAGCACTGGTGACCGGCGAGTTGGTGGGCCGCCTGGCGCAGGGCGCAGATCGGCAGGATGCCTCCTGGAGCGGCATCGGGACGATGCTGGCGCTGCTCGGCGCGCTGCTGGTCACCGGCAACGTGCTCCGCTCGATGAGCTGGCCGCTGGCCGAAAGGGTGGCAGGGCGGATCGACGCCGCGGTCCGCGAGGAGCTGACCTCCCGCGTCCTGGCGCTGCCGACCCTGGACCGGGTGGAGGACGTCGCCGTCCAGGACGAGCTGACCACCATGCGTTCGCCGCTGCTGACCTGGACCGACGAGGGCATCGGGGCGGCGGCGGTAGGCCGGTTCCGTGCCGGGCTGACCATGGCGGGGCTGGTGACGGCGATGCTGGTGCTGTCCCAGGTGGTGTGGTGGTGGGGTCCGGCGACGGCCGCGGTGGCGCTGCTGCTGGGCCGTTACCGAGCGAGCATGTGGCGAGAGTTCCTCAGGGTGGTGTCGGGCACCATGCCGGCCGCGATGCGCGGGCGCGTGTGGGCCGCGATGATGTCGGACCACCGGGACGCCAAGGAGGTGCGGATCTTCGGGCTGACCGACTGGCTGCAGAAACACGCGGACGAGAACACCGCTGACGCCGCGCGGCGGGTCGTCGACTCGAGGGTGGCCCTGCTCCGGCGCGAGATGTCGGTCTTCCTCGGGTGGGCGGCGACCGCGTCGGTGGTGTACGTGGCGGTGGCCACCTCCGGCGAGGTGTCGGTCGGCCAGATCGCCGCGACGATCGGCGCGGTTTCCGCCATGTTCGTCATCTCCATGTCGAGCCAGGGGGAGGACATGGACGAGGTCGCGATGCCGGCCGTGGACGCGGTCACCCGGATTCGCGCGCTCGCCCCCGACCTGGAGCCGCCGCCCCGATCGGACGGCGCCGGAGAGATCGCCCTTCGGGACGTGGTCTTCGGGTACGGGGAGGTCCGCGTACTGAACGGCGTGACGCTGACCCTCACACCCGGCGAGGTGATCGCGGTCGTAGGCGTGAACGGGGCGGGGAAGACGACCCTCGCCAAGCTCCTCACCGGCCAGTACCGACCGCGGACCGGCATCGTGGTCACCGAGCCCGCGGCGTACGCGGTCTATCAGGACTTCAACCGGTACGAACTGAGCGCGTACGAGAACATCAGGATCGCGGCGCCGGAGGCGACGCGGGAGCAGGTCGAGGCGGCGGCCGCCGCGGTGGACGCGACCAAGCTGATCGAAAAGCTGGCCAAGGGCTGGGAGACGGTGCTCTCGCCCAAGTACACCGACGGCGGCGACCTGTCCGGTGGCCAGTGGCAGAAGATAGCGCTTGCCCGGGCGGCGCTGGCGGCCGCGTGCGGGGCGCGGCTCCTGGTGCTGGATGAGCCGACCGCCAACCTGGACATCGAGGCCGAGCTGGAGGCCTTCGACCGCATCCGCCAGGTGCGGGGGCAGGCGACCGTCGTCCTCATCTCACACAGGTTCTCCACCGTGCGGAAGGCGGACCGGATCGTCGTGCTGTCCGGTGGGCGGATCACCGAGGACGGGACCCACGACGAACTGCTCGCCGCCGGCGGGGAATACGCGCGCATGTTCCGCCTCCAGGCCCAGCAGTTCAAGGAGAGCGCATGA
- a CDS encoding BadF/BadG/BcrA/BcrD ATPase family protein codes for MTDHQSFICVDGGKSELRLLVSTGEHRQYGVGPGMSYQPGEDGVARILGSVRAAAASVRLPAEPAGVAAGLTGVPGDPPARRRLVSLLEEFFGCPVLVVEDGLLAHAGALGGAGTVLCVGTGTTVLAVGASGRSVKIDGWGPLLGDRGSAHAIGLAGLRAAAAAYDGVGPATELADRLLAELGGTDLADLQRFYRDAALVARTAAFARTVMDAAEHDAVARGICVEAAEALAASAAAAVSRLPDAGRRVSSSGRLLAPGNLLHTSVAANLSDRGLDLVAPLATSLEGGLILLRSEEPYRGLLRRLDTRAGGQA; via the coding sequence ATGACAGATCACCAGTCCTTCATCTGCGTCGATGGCGGCAAGTCCGAGCTTCGCCTGCTCGTGAGCACCGGCGAGCACCGGCAGTACGGCGTTGGGCCGGGCATGTCGTACCAACCGGGCGAGGATGGAGTCGCCCGGATCCTCGGCAGCGTCCGGGCCGCCGCCGCGTCGGTCCGTCTGCCGGCGGAGCCGGCCGGTGTGGCGGCCGGCCTCACCGGCGTCCCCGGTGACCCGCCGGCGAGGCGCCGGCTCGTCTCCCTCCTCGAGGAGTTCTTCGGGTGCCCGGTTCTCGTGGTGGAGGACGGTCTGCTCGCCCACGCCGGGGCCTTGGGAGGCGCGGGCACGGTGTTGTGTGTGGGCACCGGAACGACCGTTCTCGCGGTCGGCGCCTCCGGGCGCAGCGTCAAGATCGACGGCTGGGGGCCGCTGCTCGGAGACCGCGGCAGCGCCCACGCCATCGGCCTGGCCGGACTGCGCGCCGCCGCGGCGGCGTACGACGGCGTGGGTCCGGCGACCGAGCTGGCCGACCGGCTCCTGGCGGAGCTGGGCGGCACGGATCTGGCCGATCTGCAGCGCTTCTACCGGGACGCCGCGTTGGTCGCGCGTACGGCCGCCTTCGCGCGTACCGTCATGGATGCGGCGGAACACGACGCGGTGGCCCGCGGCATCTGCGTCGAGGCGGCCGAGGCTCTCGCCGCCTCCGCCGCGGCGGCGGTGTCGCGCCTGCCGGACGCCGGCCGGCGCGTCTCCTCCAGCGGACGCCTCCTGGCTCCCGGCAACCTCCTGCACACATCTGTGGCCGCGAACCTGTCCGACCGGGGGTTGGACCTGGTCGCGCCGCTCGCCACGTCTCTGGAAGGTGGATTGATCTTGCTCCGCTCGGAAGAACCGTACCGTGGCCTGCTGCGGCGACTCGACACCCGGGCGGGAGGCCAGGCGTGA
- a CDS encoding BtrH N-terminal domain-containing protein, whose protein sequence is MTIVKEIEARGMQHCETTALGVLLRHEGLDLSEPMLFGLGAGLSFIYWDAKSMEFPFLGGRVKPFELTRNLANRLGLNLLVEETASPRKAWENVSARIDAGRPVGLQLDCYHLDYFQSKVHFGGHVVAMYGYDEHHAYLVDTAQQGGAVRTSRTTLAMARAERGPMTARNRSFSITLPAHPPSWQSRIIPAIKACADAFLTAPIANLGHRGIEKAARQVPKWLLRTEQPERDLPQAALLMEKAGTGGALFRALYRDFLGECTGLIDDDDLRTGHRLYAEAAALWTDVATLIAKAGERGDAAYLEQAGVVLHDLSRIEKDAMRVLSEMRPQP, encoded by the coding sequence ATGACCATCGTGAAGGAGATCGAGGCTCGCGGCATGCAACACTGCGAGACGACGGCACTCGGGGTGCTGCTACGGCATGAGGGGCTTGATCTGTCCGAGCCCATGCTGTTCGGACTCGGCGCGGGCCTGTCCTTCATCTATTGGGACGCCAAGAGCATGGAGTTCCCCTTCCTCGGAGGCCGTGTCAAGCCCTTCGAGCTCACCAGGAACCTGGCCAACAGGCTGGGCCTGAACCTGCTGGTCGAGGAGACCGCCTCACCACGCAAGGCGTGGGAGAACGTGTCCGCCCGCATCGATGCCGGACGACCGGTCGGCCTCCAGCTCGACTGCTACCACCTGGACTACTTCCAGTCGAAGGTGCACTTCGGTGGCCATGTCGTCGCGATGTACGGCTACGACGAGCACCATGCCTACCTGGTGGACACCGCGCAACAGGGTGGAGCCGTGCGTACGAGCCGGACCACCCTGGCCATGGCGAGGGCCGAACGCGGCCCGATGACCGCCAGGAACCGCTCCTTCTCCATCACCCTGCCGGCGCACCCGCCCTCCTGGCAGAGCCGGATCATCCCCGCGATCAAAGCCTGCGCCGACGCCTTCCTCACCGCGCCCATCGCGAACCTGGGCCATCGTGGCATCGAGAAAGCCGCCCGCCAGGTGCCCAAGTGGCTCCTCCGCACGGAGCAGCCGGAGCGGGACCTGCCGCAGGCCGCCCTCCTCATGGAGAAGGCCGGCACCGGCGGCGCCCTGTTCCGTGCCCTTTACCGTGACTTCCTCGGCGAGTGCACCGGGCTCATCGACGATGACGACCTTCGCACCGGTCACCGCCTGTACGCCGAGGCCGCCGCCCTGTGGACGGACGTGGCCACTTTGATCGCGAAGGCCGGCGAGCGAGGCGACGCGGCGTACCTCGAGCAGGCCGGCGTCGTCCTCCACGACCTTTCGCGCATCGAGAAGGATGCCATGCGGGTGCTGAGTGAGATGCGACCGCAGCCGTAG
- the crcB gene encoding fluoride efflux transporter CrcB yields the protein MTGPLAVALVALGAAVGAPLRYLADRLVQARHDTLFPWGTFTVNVAGSALLGFLAALPADPAVMTGAGVGFCGALTTYSTFSYETLRLAQDRARFVAVANVVASVAGALGAGVCGFALARALIG from the coding sequence ATGACCGGGCCCCTTGCCGTGGCGCTGGTCGCGCTCGGTGCGGCCGTCGGCGCGCCGCTGCGTTATCTCGCCGACCGGCTCGTCCAGGCCCGCCACGACACACTGTTTCCGTGGGGCACGTTCACCGTCAACGTGGCCGGATCGGCGTTGCTGGGCTTCCTGGCCGCGCTGCCCGCTGATCCGGCGGTGATGACCGGCGCCGGAGTCGGGTTCTGCGGGGCGCTGACCACGTATTCCACCTTCAGCTACGAAACGCTGCGGCTGGCCCAGGACCGGGCCCGCTTCGTCGCGGTGGCGAATGTGGTGGCCAGCGTGGCCGGGGCGCTGGGTGCGGGCGTATGCGGGTTCGCGCTGGCGCGCGCCCTGATCGGATGA
- a CDS encoding DUF190 domain-containing protein, producing the protein MKLAGAALRLTVFVGDTDTWHHKPLYHEIVHRAHAAGLAGASVFRGVEGYGASNHIHTTRILSLSEDLPVAIVIVDAAERIRAFLPQLDELISEGLVILDEVEVIRYVGRTGSGSTRDAER; encoded by the coding sequence ATGAAACTGGCCGGAGCCGCGCTGCGGCTGACCGTCTTCGTCGGCGACACCGACACCTGGCACCACAAGCCGCTGTATCACGAGATCGTCCACCGGGCGCACGCGGCCGGGCTGGCCGGTGCGAGCGTGTTTCGCGGCGTGGAAGGCTACGGCGCCTCCAACCACATCCACACCACCCGCATCCTGTCACTGTCGGAGGACCTGCCGGTGGCGATCGTCATCGTCGATGCGGCCGAGCGGATCAGGGCGTTCCTGCCGCAGCTGGACGAGCTGATCTCTGAAGGGCTCGTCATTCTCGATGAGGTCGAGGTCATCCGCTATGTCGGCCGTACCGGCAGCGGAAGCACCCGGGACGCGGAACGATGA
- the crcB gene encoding fluoride efflux transporter CrcB produces MSQHEAERPIDADVDLRVPAQRAELRRAPWSTLAVIALGGVAGALARYGLGVAFPQPAGLFPWTTLAINVSGCLLIGVLMVAITELWSAPGWVRPLLGVGVLGGFTTFSTYVLETGRLLVAGAERTALAYLVLTPVLALVAVWVGSAATRLVGTRTLARRDRAERQA; encoded by the coding sequence ATGTCCCAGCATGAGGCGGAGCGACCCATCGATGCCGACGTCGACCTGCGCGTGCCCGCGCAGCGTGCCGAGTTGCGCCGGGCGCCGTGGTCGACGCTGGCCGTGATCGCGCTCGGGGGCGTGGCGGGCGCGCTGGCCCGTTACGGCCTGGGCGTTGCCTTCCCGCAGCCGGCAGGGCTGTTTCCCTGGACGACGCTGGCCATCAATGTCTCCGGGTGCCTGCTGATCGGGGTGCTCATGGTGGCCATCACCGAGCTCTGGTCGGCGCCCGGGTGGGTGCGGCCGTTGCTGGGCGTGGGTGTGCTGGGTGGCTTCACCACCTTCTCCACCTATGTCCTGGAGACCGGCCGGCTGCTGGTCGCCGGCGCGGAGCGTACCGCGCTGGCGTACCTGGTGCTCACCCCGGTGCTGGCGTTGGTTGCTGTGTGGGTCGGCAGCGCGGCCACCCGACTGGTCGGGACGCGGACTCTGGCCCGCCGCGACAGAGCGGAGAGGCAGGCATGA
- a CDS encoding ATP-binding cassette domain-containing protein, with amino-acid sequence MSMAPRTDTQSPAPHVADSHDLIRVHGARVNNLKDVSVEIPKRRLTVFTGVSGSGKSSLVFGTIAAESQRMINETYSAFVQGFMPTLARPEVDVLEGLTTAIIVDQQRMGADPRSTVGTATDANAMLRILFSRLGQPHIGPPPAFSFNVATRTASGAMNVDKGKGERIVVRNAVYHGGMCPRCEGRGSVTDFDLSQLYDDSKSLNEGALTIPGYSMDGWYGRIFRGCGYFDPDKPIRKFTKKELDDLLYKEPTKIKVDGINLTYSGLIPTIQKSFLSKDVDAMQPHIRAFVERVVTFTACPDCDGTRLSEAARSSKIKGINIADACAMEIRDLAEWVRGLDEPTVAPLLAKLLHTLESFVEIGLGYLSLERPAGTLSGGEAQRTKMIRHLGSALTDVTYVFDEPTIGLHPHDIQRMNDLLQRLRDKGNTVLVVEHKPEAIAIADHVVDLGPGAGTAGGTICYEGTIEGLRASGTITGRHLDDRATLKETVRTPKGKLEIRGATRHNLQDVDVDIPLGVLCVVTGVAGSGKSSLIHGSVPASAGVVSVDQAPIRGSRRSNPATYTGLLDPIRKAFAKANGVKPALFSANSEGACPACNGAGVIYVDLGIMAGSATTCEDCGGKRFEASVLEYHLGGRDISEVLAMSVTEAAEFFGAGEARTPAAHAILGRLVEVGLGYLTIGQPLTTLSGGERQRLKLATHMAEKGGVYVLDEPTSGLHLADVEQLLGLLDRLVDSGKSVIVVEHHQAVMAHADWIIDLGPGAGHDGGRIVFEGTPADLVAARSTLTGEHLAAYVGA; translated from the coding sequence ATGAGCATGGCCCCGAGGACCGACACGCAGTCGCCTGCGCCGCACGTCGCCGACAGCCACGATTTGATCCGCGTGCACGGTGCGCGTGTGAACAACCTCAAGGACGTCAGCGTCGAGATCCCCAAGCGCCGGCTGACGGTGTTCACCGGTGTGTCCGGCTCGGGCAAGAGCTCGCTCGTGTTCGGCACGATCGCCGCCGAGTCGCAGCGGATGATCAACGAGACGTACAGCGCGTTCGTGCAGGGCTTCATGCCGACGCTGGCGCGGCCCGAGGTCGACGTACTCGAAGGGCTGACGACGGCGATCATCGTCGACCAGCAGCGGATGGGCGCCGACCCCCGCTCCACCGTCGGCACCGCCACGGACGCCAACGCGATGCTGCGCATCCTCTTCAGCCGGCTCGGGCAGCCGCACATCGGCCCGCCTCCCGCCTTCTCCTTCAACGTCGCGACGCGGACGGCGAGCGGGGCGATGAACGTCGACAAGGGCAAGGGCGAGCGGATCGTGGTGCGCAACGCGGTCTACCACGGCGGCATGTGTCCGCGCTGCGAGGGTCGGGGTTCGGTCACCGACTTCGACCTGTCTCAGCTGTACGACGACAGCAAGTCGCTCAACGAGGGTGCGCTCACGATCCCCGGGTACAGCATGGACGGCTGGTACGGCCGTATCTTCCGGGGCTGCGGCTACTTCGACCCCGACAAGCCGATCCGGAAGTTCACCAAGAAGGAACTCGACGACCTGCTCTACAAGGAGCCGACCAAGATCAAGGTCGACGGCATCAACCTGACGTACTCAGGTCTGATCCCGACGATCCAGAAGTCGTTCCTGTCCAAGGACGTCGACGCGATGCAGCCGCACATCCGGGCGTTCGTGGAGCGGGTGGTGACATTCACCGCCTGCCCCGACTGCGACGGCACCCGGCTCAGCGAGGCCGCCCGGTCGTCGAAGATCAAGGGCATCAACATCGCCGACGCCTGCGCGATGGAGATCCGCGACCTGGCCGAATGGGTCCGCGGCCTCGACGAGCCGACTGTGGCGCCGCTGCTCGCGAAGCTGCTGCACACCCTCGAATCGTTCGTGGAGATCGGGCTGGGCTACCTCTCGCTCGAGCGGCCGGCGGGCACGCTGTCGGGCGGGGAGGCGCAGCGTACCAAGATGATCCGCCACCTCGGCTCCGCGCTCACCGATGTCACCTACGTCTTCGACGAGCCCACCATCGGCCTGCACCCCCATGACATCCAGCGGATGAACGACCTGCTGCAGCGGCTGCGGGACAAGGGCAACACGGTGCTCGTGGTCGAGCACAAGCCGGAGGCGATCGCGATCGCCGACCACGTCGTCGACCTCGGCCCCGGCGCCGGTACGGCAGGCGGCACCATCTGCTACGAGGGGACCATCGAGGGCCTGCGGGCCAGCGGCACCATCACCGGCCGCCACCTCGACGACCGGGCAACCCTCAAGGAGACGGTGCGGACGCCCAAGGGCAAGCTGGAGATCCGCGGCGCCACTCGCCACAACCTCCAGGACGTCGACGTCGACATCCCGCTCGGCGTGCTCTGCGTCGTCACCGGCGTCGCCGGCTCCGGCAAGAGCTCGCTGATCCACGGCTCCGTCCCCGCCTCCGCGGGCGTCGTGTCGGTCGACCAGGCGCCTATCCGCGGCTCGCGACGGAGCAACCCGGCGACCTACACCGGACTGCTCGACCCGATCCGCAAGGCGTTCGCGAAGGCCAACGGCGTGAAGCCGGCGCTGTTCAGCGCCAACTCCGAGGGCGCCTGCCCCGCCTGCAACGGCGCCGGTGTCATCTACGTCGACCTGGGGATCATGGCCGGATCCGCCACCACTTGCGAGGACTGCGGGGGGAAGCGGTTCGAGGCATCGGTGCTCGAATACCACCTTGGCGGCCGCGACATCAGCGAGGTGCTCGCGATGTCGGTGACCGAGGCCGCGGAGTTCTTCGGCGCCGGCGAGGCGCGCACACCGGCCGCGCACGCCATCCTCGGCCGGCTCGTCGAGGTCGGGCTCGGCTACCTCACCATCGGCCAGCCGCTCACCACCCTGTCCGGCGGCGAGCGGCAGCGGCTCAAGCTGGCCACTCACATGGCCGAGAAGGGCGGCGTCTATGTCCTCGACGAGCCGACCTCCGGCCTGCACCTCGCCGACGTCGAGCAGTTGCTCGGCCTGCTCGACCGGCTGGTCGACTCCGGCAAGTCGGTCATCGTCGTCGAGCACCACCAGGCGGTCATGGCGCATGCCGACTGGATCATCGACCTCGGCCCCGGCGCCGGCCATGACGGCGGCCGGATCGTCTTCGAGGGCACACCCGCCGACCTCGTGGCTGCCCGCTCGACCCTCACCGGAGAGCACCTCGCAGCCTACGTCGGCGCCTGA
- a CDS encoding VOC family protein — protein MDITIHASFLPHDDPDASLAFYRDTLGFEVRNDVGYEGMRWITVGPAGQPGTSIVLEPPAADPGITDDERRTIVEMMAKGTYAGIVLATADLDGTFKRLQAGGAEVVQEPTEQPYGVRDCAVRDPAGNMIRIQELR, from the coding sequence ATGGACATCACCATTCACGCGAGCTTCCTCCCGCACGACGACCCGGACGCCTCCCTGGCCTTCTATCGGGACACCCTGGGCTTCGAGGTCCGCAACGACGTCGGATACGAAGGGATGCGCTGGATCACGGTCGGCCCCGCCGGCCAGCCCGGCACGTCCATCGTCCTGGAGCCGCCGGCCGCCGACCCCGGCATCACCGACGACGAGCGCCGCACCATCGTCGAGATGATGGCCAAGGGCACCTATGCCGGCATCGTCCTGGCCACCGCCGACCTCGACGGCACCTTCAAGCGGCTCCAGGCCGGCGGCGCCGAGGTCGTCCAGGAGCCGACCGAACAGCCGTACGGCGTTCGCGACTGCGCCGTCCGCGATCCCGCGGGCAACATGATCCGCATCCAAGAGCTGCGCTAG
- a CDS encoding helix-turn-helix transcriptional regulator — MPLAYDAHVTSRPVTEQHLRDLARLRRVRDRIDREYAQPLDVEALARGVHMSAGHLSRQFRLAYGESPYAYLMTRRIERAMALLRRGDLSVTEVCFAVGCSSLGSFSTRFTELVGVPPSTYRAQTARATAGMPSCVAKQVTRPIRNREAPVGSRN, encoded by the coding sequence ATGCCGCTCGCGTACGATGCTCATGTGACCAGCAGGCCCGTCACGGAGCAGCACCTGCGCGACCTCGCGCGACTGCGGCGCGTCCGCGACCGGATCGACCGGGAATACGCGCAGCCGCTGGACGTCGAGGCGCTCGCCCGCGGCGTGCACATGTCGGCCGGGCACCTCAGCCGCCAGTTCCGCCTCGCCTACGGCGAGTCGCCGTACGCCTATCTGATGACGCGGCGCATCGAACGCGCGATGGCGCTGCTGCGTCGTGGCGACCTCAGTGTCACCGAGGTCTGTTTCGCGGTCGGCTGCTCGTCGCTGGGCTCCTTCAGCACGCGCTTCACCGAGTTGGTCGGTGTGCCGCCCAGCACCTATCGGGCCCAGACGGCTCGCGCGACGGCGGGGATGCCGTCGTGCGTGGCGAAACAGGTGACACGACCGATCAGGAATCGAGAAGCGCCGGTTGGCAGCCGCAACTAG
- a CDS encoding adenylyl cyclase yields MTTQPLGDGSATRRRPGRQLARALSFGLVLATAVMTAGPAASAASPAPGIPDLGPNVTVFDPSMPVSDIQATLDAAHAAQVDNEMGTTRHAYLFKPGTYGTAEHPLQIKVGYYTEIAGLGASPTDVVINGKVEVYNRCLADGGTANCLALVNFWRTLSNLSINVNAAGQDGCRSSANFWAVSQAVSLRRLNIGGGNLSLMDYCTAGPQYASGGFIADSKLPSVTNGSQQQWLTRNSEVAGWSNGVWNQVFSGVVGAPDDAGFPSPPYTTLDATPVSREKPYLYADAQGRYKVRVPAARKDTRGISWADGMTPGRTLPISHFFVAKPSDSVQVINNQLARGKHLLLTPGVYDIARSIEVKRPNTVVLGLGHATLTAVHGSTPLDVADVPGVVVAGVTVDAGLEKSPVLLRVGKKHGPRWSSADNPTTLSDVYFRVGGPHVGKTDIALEVNSDNVLIDHAWVWRADHGVEGFTDTQRWNTNIGRNGAVINGDHVTATGLFVEHFQQYNTVWNGDDGTTILYQNELPYDPPTQADWMNGAVEGWAGYKVGDRVKTHRLYGGGVYVFNQNNPQIHTENGFEVPATPGVRLHHIMTVNLSAGIIDHVVNGVGDAADTTKIGVPVYIADYPAP; encoded by the coding sequence ATGACGACCCAGCCTCTCGGCGACGGGAGTGCCACGAGGCGGCGCCCCGGCCGGCAACTCGCCCGGGCGTTATCGTTCGGTCTCGTGCTGGCGACCGCCGTCATGACGGCGGGACCGGCCGCCAGCGCCGCATCGCCGGCCCCCGGCATCCCCGATCTCGGGCCGAACGTCACCGTCTTCGACCCGAGCATGCCGGTCAGCGACATCCAGGCGACCCTCGACGCGGCGCACGCCGCTCAGGTCGACAACGAGATGGGCACCACGCGCCACGCCTACCTCTTCAAGCCCGGCACGTACGGCACCGCGGAGCATCCGCTCCAGATCAAGGTCGGCTACTACACCGAGATCGCCGGCCTGGGCGCCTCCCCCACCGACGTCGTCATCAACGGCAAGGTCGAGGTCTACAACCGCTGCCTGGCGGACGGCGGGACCGCCAACTGCCTCGCGCTCGTCAACTTCTGGCGCACCCTGTCCAACCTGTCGATCAACGTCAACGCGGCCGGCCAGGACGGCTGCAGATCGTCGGCGAACTTCTGGGCCGTCTCCCAGGCGGTGTCCCTGCGCCGGCTCAACATCGGCGGCGGCAACCTGTCGCTGATGGACTACTGCACCGCCGGCCCGCAGTACGCCAGCGGTGGCTTCATCGCCGACTCCAAGCTGCCGTCCGTCACGAACGGATCGCAACAGCAGTGGCTGACCCGCAACAGCGAGGTCGCCGGCTGGTCGAACGGCGTGTGGAACCAGGTCTTCTCCGGTGTCGTCGGCGCGCCGGACGACGCCGGGTTCCCGAGTCCGCCCTACACGACCCTCGACGCCACTCCCGTCAGCCGGGAGAAGCCCTACCTGTACGCCGACGCGCAGGGCAGGTACAAGGTCCGCGTGCCCGCCGCCCGCAAGGACACGCGTGGCATCTCCTGGGCTGACGGCATGACGCCCGGCCGTACGCTGCCGATCAGCCACTTCTTCGTCGCGAAGCCGTCGGATTCGGTGCAGGTCATCAACAACCAGCTCGCGCGCGGCAAGCACCTGCTGCTCACTCCCGGCGTGTACGACATCGCGCGGTCCATCGAGGTCAAGCGCCCGAACACGGTCGTCCTCGGTCTCGGCCACGCCACGCTCACCGCCGTCCACGGCTCGACGCCGCTCGACGTGGCCGACGTCCCCGGCGTCGTCGTCGCCGGCGTGACCGTCGACGCGGGTCTGGAGAAGTCGCCGGTTCTGCTGAGGGTGGGCAAGAAGCACGGGCCGCGCTGGAGCTCGGCGGACAACCCGACGACCCTGTCCGACGTGTACTTCCGGGTCGGCGGACCGCACGTCGGCAAGACCGACATCGCGCTCGAGGTCAACAGCGACAACGTGCTCATCGACCACGCCTGGGTGTGGCGCGCCGACCACGGTGTGGAGGGCTTCACCGACACCCAGCGCTGGAACACCAACATCGGCCGCAACGGCGCCGTCATCAACGGCGACCATGTGACCGCGACCGGCCTCTTCGTCGAGCACTTCCAGCAGTACAACACCGTCTGGAACGGCGACGACGGCACGACGATCCTCTACCAGAACGAGCTGCCGTACGACCCGCCGACCCAGGCCGACTGGATGAACGGCGCCGTCGAGGGCTGGGCCGGTTACAAGGTCGGCGACCGCGTGAAAACGCACCGCCTCTACGGGGGCGGCGTCTACGTCTTCAACCAGAACAACCCGCAGATCCACACCGAGAACGGCTTCGAGGTTCCGGCGACGCCGGGCGTCAGGCTGCACCACATCATGACCGTCAACCTCAGCGCCGGCATCATCGACCACGTCGTCAACGGCGTGGGCGACGCGGCTGACACGACCAAGATCGGGGTGCCGGTGTACATCGCGGACTACCCGGCCCCGTAG